Proteins from one Calditrichota bacterium genomic window:
- a CDS encoding DUF4292 domain-containing protein has translation MSKYIFLFLFLLIISQSCGALKKVVKPDLENTSYKALLQHHSKWQSSLHSLNGDLRITLDTPQYAGNFNASILVNEPDSMLVTVTGPFGMHLGKVFVSKNRFIFYNQVNDQFMKGALDDFEGRNFLQFPLEIGQLKDVFVARDPFDVLEKKLFEIRDEKYYLEAANGNYNYNIWFDPQYLMISRIEYLNEGKIEFVKEYSNWREVNGILFPHLVNFVRPDEKQGFSIISTDLKINNSIDPTAYKIKVSDSATQIDLSL, from the coding sequence ATGTCAAAATATATCTTCCTTTTTTTATTTCTTTTAATAATCAGCCAAAGTTGTGGTGCCTTAAAAAAAGTAGTAAAACCCGATCTTGAAAACACAAGTTACAAAGCCCTTCTTCAGCATCACTCAAAATGGCAAAGTTCACTACATTCGCTTAATGGTGATCTCAGGATAACACTGGATACGCCACAATACGCCGGCAATTTTAATGCTTCAATTTTGGTCAACGAACCGGATAGCATGCTGGTAACTGTGACAGGCCCTTTTGGAATGCACCTGGGAAAAGTTTTTGTTTCAAAAAACCGCTTTATTTTTTACAACCAGGTTAATGATCAGTTTATGAAAGGTGCACTGGATGATTTTGAAGGCCGGAATTTTTTACAGTTTCCATTGGAAATAGGTCAATTAAAAGATGTGTTTGTAGCTCGCGATCCGTTTGATGTCCTTGAAAAAAAGCTCTTTGAAATTCGTGATGAAAAATACTATCTGGAAGCAGCCAACGGAAATTATAATTATAATATCTGGTTTGATCCGCAATACTTGATGATAAGCCGTATTGAATATCTGAATGAAGGCAAAATTGAATTTGTAAAAGAATACAGCAATTGGCGCGAAGTTAATGGCATTCTATTCCCGCATCTCGTAAATTTTGTACGGCCTGATGAGAAGCAGGGATTTTCCATAATCAGTACGGATTTGAAAATTAATAATTCTATTGATCCGACAGCCTATAAAATCAAAGTTTCCGATTCTGCTACTCAAATTGACTTGAGTTTGTAA
- a CDS encoding peptidoglycan DD-metalloendopeptidase family protein, whose protein sequence is MLFKMISLFFIVCSFLFAQDNTDKELKTNRSQLSKIKSEISSLQKQLTKSQKDALSVNKQIDLIDKEIALISRAKGLMVREQRILEKRSKNNRRVLDETKDKLKKLKNLYAERLVYMYKYGKIKNLALLLTSNSFNQAFTRFRYLKMIAEYDEKTIKSIDEKQKSIEVIQTQLADDIDAKSSSIRDKQKEEQNYKTNLDKKNRLLSNIKKDQSFYNSQIKIKKQEQEKLTSIIVVLEKARQAKLAQSGSKSTEEFVTIDFENFKKGKGKLPWPVKGKVVSKFGKQYDPVSKTSVNNSGIEIQGKIGTPVKSVFTGVVRMITYLGGYGNTIIVDHGNGYYTVYSHLGEIYVRKNNIIETNQIIAQVGDSGSLAGSKLHFEIYGGNQSFDPQKWLKR, encoded by the coding sequence ATGCTTTTTAAGATGATCAGCTTATTTTTTATTGTGTGCTCATTTCTTTTTGCACAGGATAACACCGACAAAGAATTAAAAACCAACCGCTCGCAATTGAGCAAAATAAAATCGGAAATTTCGAGTTTGCAAAAGCAGCTTACAAAATCTCAAAAAGATGCTTTATCAGTTAACAAGCAAATTGATCTTATTGATAAAGAGATAGCCCTAATTTCGAGAGCCAAAGGTTTAATGGTTCGTGAGCAACGTATCCTAGAGAAGCGGTCAAAAAATAACCGCCGTGTATTAGATGAGACAAAAGATAAACTTAAAAAACTAAAAAATCTGTATGCCGAACGGCTTGTTTATATGTACAAATATGGCAAGATAAAAAACCTTGCTCTCCTGCTAACTTCCAATTCTTTTAACCAGGCGTTTACCCGTTTTCGTTATCTGAAAATGATTGCCGAATACGATGAGAAAACAATTAAATCAATTGATGAAAAACAAAAAAGTATTGAGGTAATTCAAACCCAACTGGCAGATGATATTGATGCCAAAAGCTCAAGCATCCGTGACAAACAAAAAGAAGAACAAAACTATAAAACAAACCTTGATAAAAAAAACAGGCTACTTTCTAATATTAAAAAAGACCAGTCTTTTTATAATTCACAAATTAAAATAAAAAAACAAGAGCAGGAAAAATTAACCTCAATAATTGTTGTGCTGGAAAAAGCGCGACAGGCAAAGCTAGCGCAGTCCGGATCAAAATCTACAGAAGAATTTGTAACTATTGACTTTGAGAATTTCAAAAAAGGTAAGGGCAAACTTCCCTGGCCTGTTAAAGGCAAAGTTGTCAGCAAGTTTGGCAAGCAATACGATCCTGTTTCAAAAACGTCAGTAAATAATTCCGGGATTGAAATCCAGGGCAAGATCGGCACTCCGGTTAAAAGTGTGTTTACCGGCGTTGTAAGAATGATAACCTATCTAGGCGGATATGGAAATACAATTATTGTCGATCATGGAAATGGCTATTATACAGTTTATTCACATCTTGGTGAGATTTACGTTCGTAAAAATAATATTATTGAAACCAACCAGATTATTGCACAGGTTGGAGATTCGGGTTCTCTTGCAGGCTCAAAACTGCACTTTGAGATTTATGGCGGGAATCAATCCTTCGATCCTCAGAAATGGCTGAAAAGGTAA
- a CDS encoding cysteine desulfurase has protein sequence MQIYLDYAATTPVDIRVSEAMYDWQKSFFGNPSSPHRHGQSSKIKLEEVRDLLASKINCQSKEVVFTSGGTESNNNALIGACLANKDKGNHVLVSAIEHPSVLDSIKFLEGQGFEVSYFKPEKNGEIDLQKFEDSIRPNTILASMMHINNETGSIFPIKEIGEVCKQKDILFHCDAVQAFAKMYLNVQELNVDLMSFSAHKIYGPKGVGGLFIRDGVLLEALSFGGGQEANKRPGTENLTGIIGFGKAVELMENHITEWREVKLIQKYFESELLSKIPGLKVNGDSANRSPYISNLSFVDFDNQSTLLKLDMAGISASVGSACSSGSIKQSQVLRGMNLPDAIINSAIRFSFGRFTTKQEIEQAVEIILQVLEK, from the coding sequence ATGCAAATTTATCTCGATTATGCTGCCACAACACCTGTTGATATACGAGTTTCAGAAGCAATGTATGATTGGCAGAAGAGTTTTTTTGGAAACCCTTCAAGCCCGCACCGCCATGGGCAAAGTTCCAAGATTAAATTAGAAGAAGTGCGGGATTTACTCGCGTCCAAAATTAATTGTCAATCAAAAGAAGTGGTTTTTACAAGTGGCGGAACAGAAAGCAATAACAATGCTTTGATTGGAGCATGCCTGGCCAATAAAGATAAAGGTAATCATGTTCTGGTTTCAGCTATTGAGCATCCGTCTGTTTTGGATTCGATAAAGTTTTTGGAAGGTCAAGGATTTGAAGTTTCTTATTTTAAACCAGAAAAAAATGGAGAAATAGATCTTCAAAAATTTGAAGATTCAATCCGGCCAAATACAATTCTTGCTTCAATGATGCATATAAATAATGAAACAGGGTCCATTTTTCCAATCAAAGAAATAGGTGAAGTTTGCAAGCAGAAAGACATTCTATTTCATTGCGATGCGGTTCAGGCCTTTGCTAAAATGTATTTGAATGTACAAGAATTGAATGTCGATTTGATGTCATTTTCTGCTCATAAAATCTATGGACCAAAAGGTGTTGGTGGTTTATTTATCCGCGATGGGGTTTTATTGGAGGCACTTAGTTTTGGTGGCGGCCAGGAAGCAAATAAAAGACCCGGAACTGAAAATCTGACAGGGATAATTGGTTTTGGGAAAGCTGTAGAATTAATGGAAAACCATATCACAGAATGGCGGGAGGTTAAGTTAATTCAGAAGTATTTTGAATCGGAATTACTTTCAAAAATTCCGGGTTTAAAAGTAAATGGAGATAGCGCTAATCGTAGTCCCTATATTTCCAATCTCTCTTTCGTTGATTTTGACAATCAGAGCACTTTATTAAAACTAGATATGGCCGGAATATCGGCTTCGGTAGGTTCTGCATGCAGTTCCGGCAGCATAAAGCAATCACAGGTATTAAGGGGAATGAACTTACCTGATGCAATAATCAACTCAGCCATTCGCTTTAGTTTTGGCCGTTTCACAACAAAACAGGAAATAGAACAAGCTGTTGAAATTATTTTACAAGTTTTAGAAAAATAA
- a CDS encoding glycosyltransferase, translated as MNSQTNPKFSIIVPTFNRVEELKELLASFGQLNFPANQFEIVVSDDGSTDETEELLQSYIKKNEFNLVYLRQENKGPGAARNHGMEKANGEFFIFVDSDVTMPADWLENISITLDAEKADAFGGPDTFRDDFPPLLKAINYSMTSFITTGGLRGKKGKKLAKFYPRSFNMGLSRKLWQKIGGFGSLRHGQDIEFSHRIIQSGAKVVFVEDAPVYHKRRTNLRRFYKQVFNWGVARINLYKLDKGMLEVLHAAPAFATLFVFLFLILPFIFNGLMSLFTWGIILGFFVLLFSMIDSVRLYKSLKPALWLPFVMPAQIFGYGLGFIYNFVRRVILSKEEKTGFKKNYYK; from the coding sequence ATGAACAGCCAAACTAATCCAAAATTTTCAATAATAGTCCCAACCTTTAACAGGGTTGAAGAACTAAAAGAACTACTTGCTTCCTTTGGCCAATTAAACTTCCCTGCAAATCAATTTGAGATAGTTGTTTCCGATGACGGTTCCACGGATGAAACAGAAGAGCTGCTGCAATCATATATTAAAAAAAATGAATTCAATTTAGTCTATCTCCGGCAGGAAAATAAAGGCCCCGGTGCTGCACGCAATCATGGCATGGAAAAAGCAAATGGGGAATTTTTTATTTTTGTAGATTCTGATGTAACCATGCCTGCTGATTGGCTCGAAAATATTTCAATTACTTTGGATGCCGAAAAAGCAGATGCCTTTGGCGGACCTGATACCTTCCGTGATGATTTTCCTCCATTATTAAAAGCCATTAATTATTCGATGACCTCGTTTATTACAACCGGTGGGCTGCGTGGTAAAAAAGGAAAAAAACTTGCAAAGTTTTATCCACGCTCCTTTAATATGGGATTAAGCCGGAAACTATGGCAAAAAATCGGTGGTTTTGGATCGTTGCGCCATGGGCAGGATATTGAGTTTAGCCACCGAATTATTCAAAGCGGTGCTAAAGTTGTTTTTGTGGAAGATGCTCCCGTTTATCATAAAAGGCGTACAAATCTCCGCAGATTTTATAAGCAGGTATTCAATTGGGGCGTGGCGCGCATAAATCTTTATAAACTTGATAAGGGAATGCTGGAAGTTTTACATGCTGCCCCGGCCTTTGCGACCCTTTTTGTTTTTCTTTTTCTCATTTTACCATTTATTTTTAATGGGTTAATGTCATTATTTACATGGGGCATTATCCTTGGTTTCTTTGTTTTACTATTTTCTATGATTGATTCTGTCCGATTATACAAATCGCTAAAACCGGCGCTTTGGTTGCCTTTTGTTATGCCTGCCCAAATCTTTGGTTATGGCCTGGGTTTTATTTATAATTTTGTTCGTCGGGTAATTTTAAGCAAAGAGGAAAAAACCGGTTTTAAGAAAAACTACTATAAATAA
- a CDS encoding tetratricopeptide repeat protein — MKKQYFKIFIIALLLFSCSANRTLVSENKSPREKVSLKAREYFLKGIFLQSKERYSDALVQFHKAQIFDTTSATIHNSLAENYLKLTELEPAIYHLKKAKRLQPDNIESYRLLGEIHLRQRKYFQAIEAYESALKLDPFDDTARNFLFFLYEKTNQPVAKAKLYEGMLDLYGKNKTILTYIAKVYEKQKDFPKALQYLNMILELDSTDAESHYFKGRLLEGLEKKHDAILSYESAIKNSADDTDIVGRLAYLYRTTNQYQKVIDLYEPMFLKNDKNIVARISMAESYYLLNKPDKTKELLVPIENEENIPVGVFDLLGRIELEQKNYPAALGYFNKIITKNKRNRFGWLFMGFTYSDMNDLDKAAETFREAVTYIEDDAAIWSWLGVTLQRQKKFAEAIEPFQKAIAIDPKNTNALSSLPVVLEELDLFAQSDSVYEAGLKTLPDNALLLNNFAYSLSERDQRLQEAFEMSQKAISIEPDNGAYLDTIGWILYKLGKYDEAKDYILKSISLRPKSAVVLDHLGDVYYKLDDIANAKKYWKMSIEVKPDNPAVLDKIANN, encoded by the coding sequence ATGAAAAAACAATATTTTAAAATATTTATTATTGCCCTTCTACTCTTTTCATGCTCTGCAAACCGCACTTTGGTTTCTGAAAATAAATCTCCCCGTGAAAAGGTTTCTCTAAAAGCAAGGGAGTATTTCTTAAAAGGTATCTTTTTACAATCAAAAGAACGCTATAGCGACGCACTTGTTCAATTCCATAAAGCTCAGATTTTTGATACAACATCGGCAACAATACATAATAGCCTGGCTGAAAATTATTTAAAATTAACAGAACTTGAACCGGCTATTTATCATCTAAAAAAAGCAAAGCGTTTGCAGCCGGATAATATTGAGAGTTATCGTTTGCTTGGAGAAATACATTTAAGACAAAGAAAATATTTTCAAGCAATTGAAGCATATGAATCTGCATTAAAGCTCGACCCATTTGATGATACAGCCCGTAATTTTTTATTTTTTTTATATGAAAAAACAAATCAGCCGGTTGCAAAAGCAAAGTTGTATGAAGGCATGCTTGATTTGTACGGAAAGAATAAAACGATTTTAACATATATTGCCAAGGTATACGAAAAGCAAAAAGATTTCCCTAAAGCACTACAATATTTAAACATGATTTTGGAACTTGATTCAACGGATGCCGAGAGCCATTATTTTAAAGGACGATTGCTTGAAGGATTAGAGAAAAAACACGATGCGATTTTGAGCTATGAAAGCGCAATAAAAAATTCTGCAGATGACACAGATATTGTTGGCAGACTGGCTTATTTATATCGAACAACAAATCAATATCAAAAAGTTATTGATCTTTATGAGCCGATGTTTTTAAAGAATGATAAAAATATTGTAGCCCGTATTTCTATGGCTGAGTCATATTATTTGTTGAACAAACCGGATAAAACCAAAGAACTTTTAGTTCCCATAGAGAATGAAGAAAATATTCCAGTTGGAGTTTTTGATTTACTTGGCCGCATTGAACTGGAGCAAAAAAACTATCCGGCTGCACTTGGCTATTTCAACAAAATTATTACAAAAAATAAAAGAAATCGATTTGGTTGGCTTTTCATGGGATTCACATATTCGGATATGAATGATTTGGATAAAGCGGCCGAAACGTTTCGGGAAGCTGTGACATATATTGAAGATGATGCAGCCATATGGTCCTGGCTTGGCGTTACACTGCAACGTCAAAAAAAGTTTGCCGAGGCGATTGAACCATTTCAAAAAGCAATTGCGATTGATCCAAAAAACACAAATGCACTAAGCTCTTTGCCGGTGGTTTTGGAAGAACTCGATTTATTTGCACAAAGTGACAGTGTTTATGAAGCCGGTTTAAAAACCCTTCCGGATAATGCACTATTATTAAATAATTTTGCTTACAGTTTATCGGAGCGTGACCAAAGATTGCAGGAAGCTTTTGAAATGTCACAAAAAGCAATTTCCATAGAACCGGATAACGGGGCATACCTCGATACAATCGGTTGGATTTTATATAAATTGGGCAAATATGACGAAGCGAAGGACTATATTCTAAAATCAATTAGTTTGCGTCCAAAGTCTGCTGTTGTATTAGATCATCTCGGGGATGTATATTACAAACTCGATGATATTGCAAATGCAAAAAAATACTGGAAAATGTCAATAGAAGTTAAGCCGGATAACCCTGCCGTACTGGATAAAATAGCTAACAATTAA
- a CDS encoding PBP1A family penicillin-binding protein, whose protein sequence is MKRKKRGHPTSTTIRPVTSKSTKSAQFNQKPAREFKKSTWILSSVAFLFVLFIIIFFFSIKDDLQSFEELERIDPAIATQVYSSDGELLHSFFTSNRAYTPYERIPKNVIDALLSTEDRGFYKHWGIDSKGIARAFVNLFRYGGIHGGGSTVTMQLSRNLYFGYEQTPTRKIKEMITSIQLEKTYSKNEILEMYLNICDFGNHAVGIQSAAKRYFDKELDQLNNSEAALLIGILKGPSWYSPIRHPERAKKRRNIVLSMMLDNNKISRAQFDSLKQKDLNLELNDPNKIQSAPYFVEYIRRQLNRLQDSLDVNIYEDGLKVYTSLNTQFQEYMEKSITKNIDTIQERVRNQRDFAELKETLSDTAFNEQTEVQLAFVALNPHNGQILAMVGGRDFEKSKFNRVTQAKRQPGSSFKPFLYTAAIDNGYSPASQFHNQPTVEINADGTRWTPENYDKSRGGLTPLTTAIRKSLNLVAVRLINEVHPRIVKQYANAMGISTQIRPFSSLALGTSEVIPLELVSAYGIFANNGLHVKPISIVKIEDKNGSVIYQNIPEPKEVLSPETTHIVRDMMEGIVNHGTGGPIRWKHKFYGSAAGKTGTTNSFTDAWFVGYTPDIAAGVWVGMDDQKQTLGPGMAGGVVALPFWADFMKSVYDSVSFNRGTFVNSPGVFEHEVCLETQKSATAYCPNTMSALFTSKNKPNEACDVHTGFDTSRKKRRRF, encoded by the coding sequence ATGAAAAGAAAAAAACGCGGACATCCGACATCAACAACAATTAGACCGGTAACAAGCAAATCAACAAAAAGTGCCCAGTTTAATCAAAAGCCAGCCAGAGAATTTAAAAAATCAACCTGGATTCTCTCTTCGGTTGCATTTTTATTTGTTCTGTTTATAATCATATTTTTCTTTTCTATCAAAGATGATTTGCAATCATTTGAAGAACTGGAACGGATTGACCCGGCAATTGCTACACAGGTTTACTCCTCAGATGGAGAGCTTCTCCATTCATTTTTCACATCAAACCGGGCATATACACCTTACGAACGAATCCCCAAAAATGTAATTGATGCACTTCTTTCTACTGAAGACAGGGGTTTTTATAAACATTGGGGAATAGATTCAAAAGGAATTGCCAGGGCCTTTGTTAACCTGTTTCGCTATGGAGGAATTCACGGTGGTGGAAGTACTGTTACAATGCAGCTTTCAAGAAATCTTTATTTTGGATATGAACAAACCCCAACCAGAAAAATAAAGGAAATGATTACTTCCATTCAATTGGAAAAAACGTACAGTAAAAACGAAATTCTCGAAATGTATCTCAATATTTGTGATTTTGGAAACCATGCAGTTGGGATTCAATCTGCTGCAAAGAGATATTTTGATAAAGAGCTTGATCAGCTTAATAATAGTGAAGCAGCCCTTCTGATAGGAATTTTAAAAGGTCCATCATGGTATTCGCCAATTCGCCACCCGGAAAGAGCCAAAAAAAGGCGCAATATTGTGCTCAGCATGATGCTGGATAATAATAAAATTTCACGGGCTCAGTTTGATAGTTTAAAACAGAAAGATTTAAATCTTGAATTAAATGATCCCAATAAAATACAATCCGCACCCTATTTTGTTGAATATATTCGGCGGCAGTTAAACCGGTTACAAGATTCTTTGGATGTCAATATTTATGAAGATGGCTTAAAAGTTTATACATCACTTAATACTCAGTTTCAGGAATATATGGAGAAATCCATTACTAAAAATATTGACACAATCCAGGAAAGAGTGCGAAACCAAAGAGATTTTGCAGAGCTTAAAGAAACTTTGAGCGATACAGCTTTTAATGAGCAGACAGAGGTTCAGCTTGCTTTTGTGGCTTTAAACCCACACAATGGGCAGATTTTGGCAATGGTAGGCGGACGTGATTTCGAAAAATCAAAATTCAACCGGGTAACGCAGGCAAAAAGACAACCGGGGTCTTCATTTAAACCCTTTTTATATACAGCTGCTATAGATAATGGTTATTCTCCAGCTTCACAATTTCACAATCAACCAACAGTGGAAATAAATGCAGACGGGACACGTTGGACACCAGAAAATTATGACAAATCTCGCGGAGGTTTAACACCACTTACAACCGCTATTCGAAAATCACTAAACCTGGTTGCTGTTCGCTTGATAAATGAAGTTCATCCAAGAATTGTAAAACAGTATGCAAATGCCATGGGCATATCGACCCAAATTCGTCCATTTTCATCTTTGGCTTTGGGCACTTCAGAAGTAATTCCTTTGGAACTTGTTTCTGCTTATGGGATTTTTGCTAATAACGGATTACATGTAAAGCCAATCTCAATTGTAAAAATTGAAGACAAAAATGGTTCGGTGATTTACCAAAATATCCCCGAGCCTAAAGAAGTGCTTTCTCCAGAAACGACGCACATTGTAAGAGATATGATGGAAGGTATAGTCAATCATGGCACGGGTGGGCCAATCCGTTGGAAACATAAATTTTATGGCTCTGCAGCAGGGAAAACAGGAACTACAAACAGTTTTACAGACGCTTGGTTTGTTGGATATACTCCGGATATTGCTGCAGGTGTTTGGGTTGGGATGGATGATCAAAAGCAAACTCTTGGCCCTGGAATGGCCGGTGGTGTAGTGGCCTTGCCTTTTTGGGCAGATTTTATGAAGTCTGTGTATGACAGTGTAAGTTTTAACAGGGGAACATTTGTAAATTCGCCAGGTGTTTTTGAGCATGAAGTTTGTCTCGAAACCCAAAAATCAGCAACAGCATATTGTCCAAATACGATGTCAGCTTTGTTTACTTCAAAAAACAAACCAAATGAAGCTTGCGATGTGCATACTGGTTTTGATACATCCAGAAAAAAACGACGCAGGTTTTGA
- a CDS encoding glycosyltransferase, protein MKKVLIITYYWPPAGGPGVQRVLKFAKYLPQFGWQPIILTVTKGVYPALDNSLLKEIPDGLKVFHSTCPEPDSLYKIFSGSGKNNSTPVGVLAGKNVSWKKRLAHNIRLNYFIPDAKKFWRRFAVNAGKNIIGQEKPDLIFSSSPPPTTHLIANDLAVKSGLPWIADFRDPWTKIHYYGENRSKRAQKKDIALERKVLANCSKAVCVSDHFAKLLECNDPTKIEIVQNGFDSQDFSAQQQRPDKFKITYIGGLNPNRYYKSFFQHIHSLLENKKIPAKEIELGFAGQIDNTIKNELITLFSKFDILKFHGYLEHQQAIQLMQKSSLLLLFMENKGNYQGHLPGKLFEYLASGTQVLGVGLSEGEASKILEQTKSGKIIDNQSDPSKLVLQHYADWLGGNKPEPNQKLINKFERRQLTEKLAHIFDNIITDKEEPIS, encoded by the coding sequence ATGAAAAAAGTCCTGATTATCACTTATTACTGGCCACCAGCTGGCGGACCAGGTGTTCAGCGTGTATTAAAGTTTGCCAAATATCTGCCTCAATTTGGATGGCAGCCAATTATTTTAACCGTTACAAAAGGCGTTTACCCTGCGCTGGATAATTCCCTTCTTAAAGAAATTCCTGATGGTTTAAAAGTCTTCCATTCAACATGTCCCGAGCCAGATTCATTATATAAAATATTCTCAGGCTCGGGTAAAAATAATTCAACACCCGTAGGCGTTTTAGCTGGAAAAAATGTTAGTTGGAAAAAAAGACTCGCCCATAATATCAGGTTAAATTATTTTATCCCGGATGCTAAAAAATTTTGGCGCAGATTTGCTGTTAATGCCGGTAAAAATATTATCGGGCAAGAAAAACCCGACCTGATCTTTAGTTCATCTCCTCCACCGACAACACATTTAATAGCCAATGATTTGGCAGTAAAAAGTGGGCTTCCCTGGATTGCTGATTTTCGCGATCCCTGGACAAAAATTCATTACTATGGTGAAAACAGAAGCAAACGTGCCCAGAAAAAAGATATCGCTTTAGAACGCAAAGTTTTAGCCAATTGTAGCAAGGCCGTTTGTGTCAGTGATCATTTTGCCAAGCTGCTGGAATGCAATGATCCCACAAAAATTGAGATTGTGCAAAACGGATTTGATTCTCAGGATTTTTCAGCGCAACAGCAAAGGCCAGATAAATTTAAAATAACATATATTGGCGGACTAAACCCCAATCGATATTATAAATCGTTTTTTCAACATATTCACTCATTGCTGGAAAATAAAAAAATCCCTGCAAAGGAAATTGAACTTGGGTTTGCCGGGCAAATTGACAACACTATAAAAAATGAATTAATTACACTTTTTAGTAAATTTGATATCTTGAAATTTCATGGCTATTTGGAGCATCAACAAGCCATACAATTGATGCAAAAAAGCAGTCTGCTACTTCTGTTTATGGAAAACAAAGGCAACTACCAGGGCCATTTACCCGGGAAACTTTTTGAATATCTGGCCTCCGGTACGCAGGTTTTAGGTGTTGGACTTTCAGAAGGAGAAGCATCTAAAATTCTGGAGCAAACAAAATCAGGAAAAATTATTGATAACCAATCAGATCCATCAAAATTGGTTTTGCAGCATTATGCAGATTGGCTTGGCGGAAACAAACCAGAACCCAATCAAAAATTAATTAACAAATTTGAACGTAGACAACTAACAGAAAAACTTGCACATATTTTCGATAATATTATAACCGATAAAGAGGAACCTATTTCATGA
- a CDS encoding glycosyltransferase family 2 protein, translated as MNVSIVVPLLNEAESLKELTERIKEQLQSINKTFEIVFIDDGSTDDSFEVLKALKKDHPEIHIIQFNRNFGKSAALSEGFKTASGEIVITMDADLQDDPAEIPKLIAQIESGYDLVSGWKQKRNDPIGKTIPSKFFNFFTRQLTGIKIHDFNCGLKAYRQQVIKAIPVYGELHRYLPVLAHWLGFKVGELVVTHHARKHGYSKFGVKRFFNGFFDLLTVLFITRFRQKPLHLFGFMGLGSSLLGLFILAYLSILWFQGYGIGQRPLFFLGVLLIIVGVQFFSIGLIGEMLINTQDSKSINYTIKNKLD; from the coding sequence ATGAATGTCTCAATCGTTGTACCGCTTTTAAATGAAGCGGAATCATTAAAAGAATTAACAGAACGCATCAAAGAGCAACTTCAATCAATAAATAAAACATTTGAAATTGTCTTTATTGATGACGGGAGTACAGATGATTCTTTTGAAGTATTAAAAGCTTTAAAAAAAGATCATCCTGAAATTCATATTATTCAGTTTAACCGAAATTTTGGCAAAAGCGCTGCTCTGTCCGAAGGATTTAAGACAGCATCGGGAGAGATAGTTATCACGATGGATGCTGACCTACAGGATGACCCGGCTGAAATCCCCAAACTAATTGCTCAAATTGAAAGTGGTTATGATCTGGTTTCCGGCTGGAAACAAAAACGCAACGACCCTATAGGAAAAACCATACCATCAAAGTTTTTTAACTTTTTTACACGTCAGTTAACCGGCATAAAAATCCATGATTTTAACTGTGGCCTTAAAGCCTACCGACAGCAGGTAATAAAAGCTATTCCCGTTTATGGAGAGTTGCACCGGTATCTTCCTGTTTTAGCGCATTGGCTTGGTTTTAAGGTTGGTGAGCTCGTTGTAACACATCACGCCCGTAAACATGGATATTCAAAGTTTGGTGTTAAACGTTTTTTTAACGGCTTTTTTGATTTACTTACTGTTTTATTTATAACCCGCTTTCGCCAAAAGCCACTTCATTTATTCGGATTTATGGGTCTGGGATCTTCGCTTTTAGGTTTATTTATTTTAGCCTATTTATCAATATTGTGGTTCCAGGGATACGGCATTGGTCAGCGACCGCTTTTTTTCCTGGGTGTACTTTTAATTATTGTCGGCGTACAGTTTTTCTCAATTGGGTTGATTGGTGAAATGTTAATAAACACACAGGATAGCAAATCAATCAATTATACAATTAAGAATAAGCTCGATTAA